The following are from one region of the Actinopolyspora halophila DSM 43834 genome:
- the trpC gene encoding indole-3-glycerol phosphate synthase TrpC yields MSVLDTIIEDVRTDLAAREAAVPFEEIKQRSAAAQPPKDVWAALHEPGVGVIAEVKRRSPSKGELADIAEPADLAAEYCDAGARVISVLTEERRFGGSLADLDAVRARVSAPLLRKDFIVSPYQVHEARAHGADMVLLIVAALEQNALEALLDRVESLGMTALVEVHNAEEADRALAAGGKIIGVNARNLHTLEVDREVFGRTAPGLPAEVIKVAESGVRGPSDLMAYAGSGADAVLVGEGLVGNDNPRAALTQLVTAGSHPACPRPSRG; encoded by the coding sequence GTGAGCGTTCTGGACACGATTATCGAGGATGTGCGAACGGATCTGGCCGCTCGAGAGGCGGCCGTTCCGTTCGAGGAAATCAAGCAGCGTTCCGCTGCCGCACAGCCGCCCAAGGATGTGTGGGCGGCGCTGCACGAACCGGGCGTCGGTGTGATCGCCGAGGTCAAGCGGCGCAGTCCCTCGAAGGGGGAGCTGGCCGACATAGCCGAGCCGGCCGATCTCGCGGCGGAGTACTGCGACGCGGGCGCCAGGGTGATCAGCGTGCTCACCGAGGAGCGTCGTTTCGGCGGTTCGCTCGCCGATCTGGACGCGGTGCGCGCACGGGTGAGTGCTCCGTTGTTGCGGAAGGACTTCATCGTCAGCCCCTACCAGGTGCACGAGGCACGTGCGCACGGAGCGGACATGGTGCTGCTCATCGTGGCCGCGCTCGAGCAGAACGCTCTCGAGGCCCTGCTGGACCGGGTGGAGTCGCTCGGGATGACGGCCCTGGTCGAAGTGCACAACGCCGAGGAGGCCGATCGTGCTCTCGCCGCGGGCGGGAAGATCATCGGTGTGAACGCGCGGAACCTGCACACGCTGGAAGTGGACCGGGAGGTTTTCGGGCGGACAGCCCCCGGGCTCCCCGCCGAGGTGATCAAGGTCGCCGAGTCCGGGGTGCGCGGACCCAGTGATCTGATGGCTTACGCGGGTTCCGGTGCCGATGCCGTCCTGGTCGGCGAGGGGCTGGTCGGTAACGACAACCCACGTGCGGCTTTGACGCAGTTGGTCACGGCGGGGTCGCACCCCGCCTGTCCGCGGCCGAGTCGGGGATAG
- the trpB gene encoding tryptophan synthase subunit beta, translating into MTARDPDEVNGVSGAHATSGGHDPDEGGHFGPYGGRFMPEALISAQDELAEEYDKARNDPEFVAELDRLLRDYAGRPSPLTEAERFGAHAGGARVLLKREDLNHTGSHKINNVLGQALLVKRMGKRRVIAETGAGQHGVATATACALLDLDCVVYMGATDTERQALNVARMRLLGAEVRPVNTGSATLKDAINEALRDWVTNVADTHYLLGTAAGSHPFPLMVRNLHKVIGQEAREQVLRSTGELPDAVLACVGGGSNAIGVFHGFVDDPGVRLIGMEAGGHGLESGEHGAALTSGTPGTLHGARSYLLQDEDGQIAEAYSISAGLDYPGVGPEHAWLADSGRAEYRAVTDEEAMEAFKLLSRTEGIIPAIESAHALAGALRLGRELGPEAVLLVNLSGRGDKDMDTAAHYFGLVPEAGITGEDQQ; encoded by the coding sequence ATGACAGCACGCGATCCCGACGAGGTGAACGGCGTGAGCGGTGCGCATGCCACGTCCGGTGGGCACGATCCCGACGAGGGCGGACATTTCGGTCCCTACGGGGGCCGGTTCATGCCCGAGGCGCTCATTTCCGCTCAGGACGAGCTCGCCGAGGAGTACGACAAGGCGCGTAACGACCCCGAGTTCGTCGCCGAACTCGACCGGCTGTTGCGGGACTACGCCGGTAGACCCTCGCCGTTGACCGAGGCGGAACGTTTCGGCGCCCACGCGGGGGGAGCTCGGGTGCTGCTCAAGCGTGAGGACCTCAACCACACCGGATCCCACAAGATCAACAATGTGCTCGGCCAGGCCCTGCTGGTCAAGCGCATGGGAAAGCGCCGGGTGATCGCCGAGACCGGTGCCGGACAGCACGGGGTCGCCACGGCCACGGCCTGCGCGCTGCTTGATCTGGACTGCGTCGTCTACATGGGCGCGACGGACACCGAGCGACAGGCGCTCAACGTCGCCAGGATGCGGTTGCTCGGGGCGGAGGTGCGGCCGGTGAACACCGGCTCGGCCACGCTCAAGGACGCGATCAACGAGGCCCTGCGGGACTGGGTGACCAACGTGGCCGACACCCACTACCTGCTGGGTACGGCGGCGGGGTCCCACCCGTTCCCGCTGATGGTTCGGAACCTCCACAAGGTGATCGGCCAGGAGGCCCGGGAACAGGTGCTGCGCTCGACCGGAGAGCTTCCCGACGCCGTGCTCGCCTGCGTGGGTGGTGGCTCCAACGCGATCGGCGTGTTCCACGGATTCGTCGACGACCCCGGGGTTCGCCTGATCGGCATGGAGGCGGGAGGCCACGGTCTCGAGAGCGGGGAGCACGGTGCCGCGCTCACGAGCGGAACGCCGGGCACCCTCCACGGAGCCAGGTCGTACCTGCTGCAGGACGAGGACGGCCAGATCGCCGAGGCGTATTCGATCTCTGCCGGTCTGGATTACCCGGGTGTGGGCCCGGAACACGCGTGGTTGGCCGACAGTGGCCGCGCCGAGTACCGTGCCGTGACCGACGAAGAGGCCATGGAGGCGTTCAAGCTGCTCTCCCGCACGGAGGGCATAATCCCCGCCATCGAGTCGGCCCACGCGCTGGCCGGAGCGCTGCGTCTCGGGAGGGAGCTCGGCCCCGAGGCGGTGCTCCTGGTGAACCTCTCCGGACGAGGGGACAAGGACATGGACACCGCCGCGCACTACTTCGGCCTCGTGCCCGAGGCCGGTATCACGGGAGAGGACCAGCAGTGA
- the trpA gene encoding tryptophan synthase subunit alpha: MSLEDVFRTCAEQRRAALIGYLPAGFPTMPESVELLEAMVRGDGATPGCDIVEVGLPYSDPVMDGPTIQAASGQALRNGFRVRRLFDAVSAVAAAGAAPVVMSYWNPIHRYGPDAFAEDLRAAGGFGLITPDLIPEEAGEWSAASNRHGLDRIFLVAPSSSERRLALTAEAGSGFLYAASVMGVTGARDSVSGSARELVRRTREHTSLPIGVGLGVRNAEHAAEVGEFADGVIVGSAFITRAEREGATGVGAFAGELARGLRAEPASTVDR; the protein is encoded by the coding sequence GTGAGCCTGGAAGATGTTTTCCGTACCTGTGCGGAACAGCGACGGGCGGCGCTGATCGGCTATCTGCCCGCGGGGTTTCCCACGATGCCCGAGAGCGTCGAACTCCTCGAGGCCATGGTTCGGGGGGACGGCGCCACCCCGGGCTGCGACATCGTCGAGGTGGGGCTGCCCTACTCCGATCCCGTGATGGACGGCCCGACGATCCAGGCCGCGTCCGGGCAGGCGCTGCGCAACGGCTTCCGGGTGCGCCGGCTGTTCGACGCGGTCTCGGCGGTGGCCGCTGCCGGTGCGGCTCCCGTGGTCATGAGCTACTGGAACCCCATACACCGCTACGGCCCGGACGCTTTCGCCGAGGACCTGCGTGCCGCGGGCGGATTCGGGCTGATCACCCCGGACCTGATCCCGGAGGAAGCCGGGGAGTGGTCGGCCGCGTCGAACCGGCACGGGCTCGACAGGATCTTCCTGGTGGCCCCCTCCTCCTCGGAGCGGCGCCTGGCGCTGACTGCCGAAGCCGGGTCGGGCTTTCTCTACGCGGCCTCGGTGATGGGGGTGACCGGGGCGCGGGACTCCGTGTCCGGTTCGGCGCGGGAGCTGGTGCGGCGCACCAGGGAGCACACGAGCCTGCCGATCGGTGTGGGACTCGGGGTGCGCAACGCCGAACACGCGGCCGAGGTGGGCGAGTTCGCCGACGGGGTGATCGTCGGTTCCGCCTTCATCACCCGTGCCGAGCGGGAGGGCGCCACGGGAGTGGGCGCTTTCGCCGGCGAGCTCGCCAGGGGGCTGCGCGCCGAGCCCGCGTCGACAGTGGACCGGTGA